The Musa acuminata AAA Group cultivar baxijiao chromosome BXJ2-2, Cavendish_Baxijiao_AAA, whole genome shotgun sequence genome contains the following window.
GTTTTGAactctataagaggagtgtgagtgcttgtaaggtttatctcctaaacccgtgaaatggagaagaggggtgtaaaaggtgattggccttcgcctattgaaggaaggcctctagtgggcgCCGGTGATCTCGTTGAATGAGGAAGCCGaaaatagatgtaggtcacgttgaccgaaccactctaaaatctgatttgtattttattcttgctattgccttactgcaaacttctttaagtgcttactgtcttcaatttatttacgaatgtgtttcaagttaagatatttactaaatgATTTTAcgttggaaatcgattttatcgaaacgaaggTTTTGaatacgtgattttaccgctgcactaattcaccccccccccccctcttagtgccgacctcttgatcctaacaagattctcataataaaaagatatttaaGACTCATTGGTAAGAATATATGCTAGTTGCTTCTCTATAGAATATAAGATATAAAGATAAttcttttttcaatttttttctttatgaaaTGTCAATCTACTTCAACATGCCTTGTTTTCTCATGGTATAATGGATTATGAGTAATATTAGTAGCAATCTTATTGTTACTTAAAAGTCTCATAAGAGTTTTAGTGggtattcataatttttttagaaGCATTTTTAGCCACAAGAGCTCACAAACACCTTGTACCGCTGCTCTTCAAGTTACCAAATTACCTGTATAGTATCTTGAAGTTAATCTCCTATTGCTTATTAATCTTGCCTAATCAACATCAATGAAGACCTCAATTATCATATGATTATCGTTTTGAATAACAATTCTTTCTCCGGAGTACTTTTCAAATATCTAAGGATCCTATATACTATTTCTAAATATTGTTCTTATGGAGAATGCATGACTTATTTACTTTCAAACTCTTTAGCTAGGATATGCCTCAATTTCAATTATGAGATATCATTGCTTATTAGGATAATATTATCCACATAAACTATAAAAATAGTAATATCTCTATTATATGAGTATTTATAGAAATAGTAATCTTGTGAACCTCTCAAATCATGCATATGGTGATTGTTTGAGACTATAAATAGGTCTTCTCAGCTTGCACACATTATTCGAGCTATACAAATTTTCAAACCCGGGTATACTTCATGTATACTTCTTTCCCCAATTCTCCATTAAgaaagatattttttatatttaattgatGTAAAAGTCATTCAAAATTAGCTATAAGTGACAACAATACTCAAATAGTATTTGATTTTTGCAATAGGAGCAAATTCTTTTTAGTAGTCAATACCATATGTTTGAGTAAATACTTTTGCAACccatttggttttgtatttttcaATAAAATCATATATCTTATATTTAATAGCAAACACTCATTTACATTCCACTAGATTCTTCCCCAGATGCATCAAACTCTAAGTATCATTCTTTTAGAGCTCTTATCTCGCTTATCACTATCTCTTTCTATTATGGAATTAATATAGCATCTTGTATACTTTTAATTTCTAAACCAGATGAGTGAGTTATAGAAGCCTTAAAGGCTGTCAATAGGACACATATTTAGACATTGGATGCATTATACAAGATCTAATTCCATTTCTAATGATAATAGAAATATTAAGATCTGAGAAAGGAATAACTTGTATCTATGTCTGGATTAGTCATCGGTTTAGATTTTTACCAGCACTCGGGAGGGTGATCATCGACCTTTTTCTATATTTCATTGCTTTGAATACATATGAAGCTCAGGTGCAATCATAATGATATCTGTCCTTGAATTAGACTATCCAACATATTGTAACATTAGAGATTTGAGTTACAGTGTTAGAGATTTTGATTCAGGAGTATTAATAGGACTAGTTAGTTGTTGGCTAAGTAGATTTAGTAGAGTGAAAGTAAGAGATAAATTTGATAAGAAAATAGGGATTGATAGAGATAATTCTCAAAAATACTCTTCTTAGTAATAAGTCTTTTCGAAATATATTTGGTTTTCAAAGAATACAATAtccatagtgataaatattttttcaatATAGGATCATAATATTTATAACCCTTATGAGTCGGAGAGTAACCAATGAATATACAATTTAGTGCATGCGGTTCAAATTTACTTCGATGATAGTTATGAATATGAATAAAAGCAATGCACCCAAATATCTTAGTGAACGGGAGTTAAACATgtttacatgtgaataaataaagaaaaatgatcaACATGTgtttgaaaattaaatattttggtaaGCATTCAATTAACCAAATATGAAATAGTAAGAACGAAATCTCCCCAAAGATATTTGTGAACATAAGTGGTAAATAAAAGAGTGAGTGCTACTTCAAGTAGGTGCCTACTTTTTCATTCTGTAATACCATATTATTGAGGGCTGTCAACACATAAAGATTGGTAGATTATTCTATACTTATATTCAAGTAGGTGCCTACTTCAAGTAGGAACTGAAAATAATATTCAAGTATTATCTACCATTGTCAGTTCTCAAaacttatatttttatttggaattGATTTTGGATCATAATATGAAAATGCTTAAAAGCTTATTtagtatcaaaattttcttttaagaggtAAACCCAACATACCCTTGTCATCAATAAACATTGAGAAGGAAAAATAGTGTGATGGTGTTTTACAAATTAACAAATTTCACATTGAGAAAGAGAACTATTATTATTTCTGAATAATGAAGCTAAAAACTTTTGCAAATAAGAAAAGCTTGGGTGGCCCAATCTATATGGCTATAACATTATTTCACTAGTATGAGTGTTATTGTTTATTCTCAACTGAGCTTGTCCATTTCAAGTAGCAGCCTCTTCAATGCACTGCCAATTGTTTGTTCTCAACATTATTTCACTAGCAGTCTTTTACTCTCTTTAGCACTGCCAATTGTCTTCCCTAAATGTAAGTTCTGAAATTCATAgtgaataagaaaaaaattagcaatacAATGCAAATTCATTATGAGTTTGCTAATAGACAATAGGTTACATGACAATAGGTTACAGCAAAAAATTTAATACAAAGGAATCTAAAAGTATAACTGCACCTTTTTTGCTAAAAAAAAATGATCCACCAGTAATTTTTATTTTAGAGTTTCTAGGATAAAGTATATAGGAGGAAAACAAGTGTAAAAGGCTAGTCAAATGATCTATTACGTCTGAATCTATAATCCAAGGAGCCTTAAAGACCAAAAAAAAGCAAACAAAGTTATGAACAATTACCTTTCTTAGCCAAAGTGCAAGATGATGAAGGAGAATATTAGGATTTTGGGATTGGTTCAGAAACTTTAATATTTGCTCAATTTGTTCCTTACTGAATAGAGGTATTTAACTCCGTTAGAGGTGATGGTAGATTGATTATCTACTTGAAATTCTTGGCTATTAGCCTTATTTGGAACTTAATTGCTCTTCGAGTTGGCTATTTTTCATGTATCTCCTAGCAAGTTTATCTTATGTGTCTTGGTTAATTACAAAAATCATACCAGACTTTGCTTTTATCATCTCTCTTTCATTGATTATGCTGCACAACATTAGTAGAAGAATTAATTTCAGCTATCATAATAAGTATAAAATTTTCTACAACCATAGATGGAGTAGAAGATCCCATCGTAACTTATCTTCCATTTTCCTCCCTCCTAACTTCCGAGAATATAGCTTAAAGTGATAACAATGAATCTTTCTTCAAAATACATCCACCAACTTCATCTACTTCTTTATTTAAATATGTCTCTCAAGCATTTTTATGTATCGAGCACTATTAGCAACACATGACTactcaaaatcataaaaaaaatcaaacttttATCAAGTGTCTTCAAGGTAGGTATTAAAGTATTTATAACATTAGTATTATCTTATTTAAGCTCTTTGATCTTATTTGTAATCTCAAATACttgggtttatttttttatttctaaatatgTTTTGATCACAATATCTCATAACTCTTTTGTTGTTAGTAAAAACATATATGTTTGGTCAATTTTTGGTTCTACATAGTTTATCAACCATAATAtgatcatgaaatttttaaaatccCATACTTCAAACTTGGGATCATCCTCTATAGGTGTCGTTGATACAATCAAATAgctgatattttttcttttttgaatataTAGTTTTACGGACTGAGACCAACAGAGAAAGTTCTATCTATCAAGTTTATGCATTATAATCAGCAAGGATAGATTGTCACCTCAGTTGTTTATTGGAGATTGAAGCAatagtttcatcttctcctccaaacATAATCGCGTAGGTTTTTCACAAGCAAACAAGGAAGAAAAATAATTGGGATTGATTCAAAGAGTGatagaatagaaaaaaaaaatttcaacaattAAGgttaaaataaagaagaaaaataattccTATAGGAACAAAGCTCTGATACCGTAAATAcaagaaaatataatttttctcattcATTAATATTTTTTGTAAACGAAGGAAGATAGGTTGATTACAAACTATACaactaagaaaattaattctacataatattttattctaatttattttttataatatgacTTATTTAATACTGATTGAGTGGCTCAAAATAGAGggatagatttttttaattatattaaaaaatattttaattataagatTCAAAATCTCTTAATCATGAGATTTTTTATATCGCATAGACCATAGGATATCCCTTGAGGATTATGGGTTGATGGTCGAGAAAGTATTACCTAGGAAGTCTTTGATGGATCTGATGATCTTATTGAGTAGTCTTCACGATACATGCCCAACGCCATTTAGCTCTATCATCCTTCTTTCCCTGATCTTGGTGATTGGTGGCAGAATTCTTCTTATCGCTATCATTGTTCTTTTTCTACCGCGAATAATGTTAGAGAAAATATCACCTGTAATTACATAAACAATGAGTAGTAAGAATTGAACTCGTCAGAATTGCCTTGCTCATAATTGTTGAGAGGATGGATTTGATGGCATTATCGAGGTGGCCCCTTGTAGTACATTCCCATTGTCATTTAGTCCTatcatccttttttttctctaatcTTGGTGTTTGGTGGTAAGATTTTTCTTGTCGTTCTTTTTCTACggtaaaaaatattatagaaaatatcaCCTGTAATTACATAAACAATGAGTAGTAAGAATTAAGCTCGTCAGAATTATCTTGCTCACGATTGCGATTGCTCTTTCTCTGTCTCTAGCCTCCAACAGTGAGTTAAGGACGTGAAGTGGAGTGGGAAACGGGGTGTGGAATAGGGTGACATAAATAGAGCTTGATGCATGAGGATGGGGAATCATGCAACACGTAAGACATGAATCGATGGCCCCAGCGGTCGTGGATCGCTTTTTGACGCAACGATAAGATCCAGCTTTCCTAACCTCTTGCTGTCGGTCGCTTCGAGATGGAAGCCTCTAGAGCTTCCTCGCAAAGGCTTCGGTGTTAGACAGAGAGCCTAACGGTACCCAGTCGAAGTCATCGGTGAACTCACCCCTGAGGTAGGATGGTGTTAGAACAATTTAGGGTTGTAGCCATGACAACCATAGCGGACTGAGAAGCAGGCACAAAAGAGACCGTAGAGAAAGCATACATGAAGGGTAACATTAAATATTTTCCTACATTGTGTTACATTTCTTAGATATCAACTACGAAATTGTTGTAACCAATTAACACTGATGATCACTTCTCTTAACTTGCTTGTGACTATGATTGAGAGGTCGATAAGTTTCATTGCTTCACCATcttacaaaataataaaaaaatggatGTAGAATAGTCTAGAGTATCTGTATCTAATGATTTTTTGTTCTATACTTGGTATGGAAATAAATATCCGGTATATTTTTGGTTACAATGCAATTTGATTTCTCATGTCGAAAAGATATGTGAATGTCCATCAGTAGCATCTTGAAGTAGAAGATGATGACAATCTAAAAAGAAGGGTTGCTATAATAAATTGCATTGACAAACACTAGTTAAACTCTACTAGTGATAAATTCTCTACTCAAATGAGTAGACCTTCCTAGATTTCACAACAACATGACTTCTAGAATCTGGAGACTCAATCATGCTGTTCATATAGTTGATCTCACCGCAGATTTTTTCTACTTTTGGTTCTACAATTGTGTTAAAATGCTGCAGATTCTCACAACAGGTCGTTGCTCCTACTTAAGTATAATTTCTTGGTACTAATTAAGAACCTATTTAGGCAGTTGACGAGATATCACATCCACTTGGTATCCACTTGGCTGACTCACCAATAGATATATCAGACGGGATTTGCTTGAGGATGTCAAATCGGAAAGTATTGATAGAAAAATTAAATTGGTAAATTGTTACATCATAATTTGAGTTTGGTGTATGATTTCAAGATTCATTGATGGTCGAAAGACATATATAAACGTttcaaatatttatcatgattttaaCTCAACGATTGTCCATCACACTAAAAATAAAGACCATCCTCGTATGTTTTCGAGAATTTTGATCTTATTTGACTGAATCCACCAAACCTTCACTAACTTAAGTATCACTGTTTGCAGAGTCCCGAATCGAATACCAGCTTAACATGTCCAAATATCATTCTTCAAATCAGTAACCACTTGAAGGTAGATTATTTGGAGAATGTGGTAAGTTTGCCTTAGACAATTAATTGTGAAAGATAAAAGATTTGCTCTACGAGACTTCTATGGTGATTCCACTCTATTTAGTAGTAGGAAACGCCTCCGTAGGACGGGACAGGGAAACAAAAGGGGATGTTCCTCTCCTTTTAAATGTTTGATGAGAAAGTGTTATTCATTGACTATGACTATGTGGTGTTTGATGAAAAAGTGTGCTTCTCAGGATCTCGAACGTAACTTATGCGAATGGATGTTTGCGAGGTGAACAACTAGATGACTATCTTTATTACAAGATAGATCAAGTGGTGGGGAGGATGGTCTCAAGAAataatttggagaaaaagatgAAGGTCAGAACCACTCAAGAAATGATTGgcagcaaaaataaaaaaataataataaataggaTATTTCATTAGTGGTGTTAGTTTGCTTAGTCAATCGTATGCTTCTCGAGAAATATTTAAAGAAATTTGAtcactcttgaggcttataattaACTTGATCTTAGAAGGTTAGATTATTATCTTCAAGTTGATGATGATCAAATCCATCCATCATGTTGTTATAGTGCCTCGTTATATGAGACATGGAAATGCGAGTAGTTAAAATCTCATgccaaaaaacataatttttcttctatttgatttattttcttcATTAACATGAGTATGAGTTGTACAATCATACTCAGTTTAGTTTCACATTGAAGTGAGCTTAAATAGGTACACTACTGTATTATTAATTTAGTTTCAAATATTTATGTTAGTAATTTAAACTCATCAATTTATTTAGTATTGAATATGATGAGTATCTCGAATAACGAAGGACTATTCATGGACAAGATAAGACGACACATCATCTTATAGAGCTATCACTGGGTTAAGATTCACGTATTCCATGTTTGAGTTTGATAAGAAAGTCAAACTCATAAGTAGAGGAAATTGTaacaatcaaaatcactttaactcCATATCCAAGTGAGATTAATTGAGTATACTACCACTAACTTATGCTTGATGCTTAGACTTACTTAGTTAATGAGATAGTTATCTTAGGACTATGACATGAGCGCTATAAAACCTCAATACATATTATTCTACTTTCATTATTTGAGGGAAAAAAAGAGAGGCCTGTCAGACCCATATTACTAAAAGAGGACGCTTGGCTTCTTGATATAAACTGTCAAAAAGAGTAAGCAAGCAAAAACATTGCATTCGCCCAGAATTATCACATATTGCAACATATAAAGAGAGATACTTTTCGTCAAGAATTATATCAGTAGAAGATTCTTGTGTTGAAGTATTGCATTTATTACAGAGATCACAACAACAGGACTGCAGCAACTACATCTTATCCACTCATTCaattacatgcatatatatatacatcatccTATTTTTTTCTTAGTaatccctttatatatatatacatatatatattgataacAGGCATAATATTGATAACGTATTGTGCTTGGTCACATCAGATATATGCACTTTCCACAAGGCGAGGGCTAGCCATCGCCTTAAGAGGCACAGCCTTGGGAAGCACCAACCCAAACCTCTCCTCCATGTCCAGCTTCTGGTCCTCATCTGCAAGCTTCCAGTTAAACGAGTGCACCAAAGACCCGAGCATGTACTGCACCATTAGCAGTCCTGCATGCAGTCCCACGCAGATCCTTCTCCCGGCGCCGAAAGGTATCAGCTCGAAGTCGTTCCCCTGTGGCTCAATCTTGGCGTTTCTACCGCTCAAGAACCTCTCCGGCTTGAACTCCAGGGGATCCTCCCACACGTCGGGGTCTCTTCCGATGGCCCATACGTTGACTATGAGCCGTGTGTTCGGGGGGATGTGATAGCCGTCCACCTCGCATGCTTCGAAGGTGTAGTGTGGGAGGCTGAGCGGCGTGGAAGGGTGCAGTCGTAATGCCTCTTTGCAGATGGCTCGTAAGTAGGGAAGGTTTGGTATGTCAGACTCTTCAATCCTACGGTTCTTCCCGATTACTTGGTCCATCTCATCTTGAGCTCGCTGCAGGATGGTTGGGTTCCTTAGCATCTCCGCGAGCGCCCATTCGACGATGATGGAGGATGTATCAGTTCCGGCAACAAACATGTCCTACAAAGGATGAAGAGTTACAGATTTGTAGCAGCAATTGCCAATTAAGTTGgaataaagaaaaaggaaacaccCAACACTTCAACTGGTAGGATCTCATTGTTAACGTTCATGTAAATAAGTTTACGTATGGGATCGATATTGGCCCCAATAAGAGTCTCAAAATATGCATTTTGACATAGGCATATGCTGAAGTATTCGTCCTCAAGAAAATAAAATAGAATATTTAGTTAAAGTTAATTAGAGAAAAAGAACGAAAGCAAAAAAAGGGAAGTGTGCTTAAAATACAAGTGAAAGAAAATAGGTTCgctatttattttttgaaaaatcacCAAAAATATTAAGTGATTAGATAAAATGTCAATTTAAACTTTTTATTTGTtgttttttgacaaaaaaaaagaatagaaaattaGGTCTTTCACCACCAAAATTTCTCCTATTTTTCTTCGCTTTGCTTGGTAAAGGGTGTTAGGcattttaaagttatttgttaGCTCACTGTGAACAGAATTCTAATGCTTTTGTAGAATACAAAATCAATGAGAATGGATTCATATTTCAATGTTATTTAAGTACGAAATTATGTTCAAGCAAATGTGAGCCACGACGACACACTACACTTGTCAACTCAACTTTAACTTGTTTTCAGTCTTTCTTCATAAGATAATATATTTTAGATAACAAtgatatatttaaataaaaatgaaataatatgttattttaaatacaTAAAACATATGAATaattatgaaaaaataaatttataataaatttgaaGAGAGAGAATGATATATGATTGAATATTTAAATTATCTATTATTGTAATTTATTTAAAGACTatatattgagagagagagagagagagagagagagagagagagagagagttagagCTCACAGAAATAAAGCCCTTGATGTTGACATCAGAAAGCGACACCCCTTCAGCGTCGACCCTGTTGGCCATTACAAGATCCAGCACGTCTGGCCTGCCCTCGCGCTCGTGCTTCGTCGCCTCGTGCTCCGCCACGAACGCTGTGATCAGCGCGTCTATCTTCTCGTGCGTCCGGCGCAGGTGCCGCTGCACTCCCTGCAGGTCCATCCACGCGATTGCCGGCACGAAGTCGCCGATGTTGAATAGCCCCACTCCCGTCAGCAGCTCCGTGATGGCGTCCTTGAACCGGTTCGACTCCTCCCCCTGCGTCTCGAACACCCGCCGCGAGATCACCACCTGCCCGATGATGTTGGCGTTCGCGCACACCACTGCCTCCGGAACCACCACTGGCCGCGAGTCCCGACTCGACTCGAGGATGCCGCGGAGCATGCGGGCGACCTCGTCTCGGCGAACCGGCACCCAGTCGGCCAGCGCCTTGCTGCCCAGGAAGTGGAGGTTAGCCAGCTTACGGAGGAGCTTCCACCGAGGCCCGTAGTTGGCGAACACGAAGTTCTGGCCGTCGTAGGTGACGTGCTTCCCGCTGATGACAAAAGGGCGGTTGGCGAACTGGAGGTCAAGCGCCTTGAGGAAGGAGCGTGCGGCGCCGGCCGAGGAGGCGACCACCACCCGCGCGGTGCCCATCTTGAGGTACATGATGGGGCCGTAGCGTGCGGCGAGGTTAGCGAGCGAGGCGTGGGCCATGGGACCAATCTGCGGCAGCGAGCCGAGGATTGGGACGCCCGCCGGTCCAGGAGGGAGCCGGACCCGACGGCTGGATTGGAGTCTCCAGAGGAGGAGGGGAACAACGAAGCTCAAGAGGATACCGGCAACGAGAACGGTGTCGAAAGCCATGGCGATAATGCTGGTGGTGCATCTACTAAGTGTtcgtgcaaatatatatacatggggtgtgggtgagtgagagagagagagagagagagagagcatgttcATGAAGCTTAAAGTAGTTATTATTCTATAAAATGACA
Protein-coding sequences here:
- the LOC103975174 gene encoding flavonoid 3',5'-hydroxylase 2-like; the protein is MAFDTVLVAGILLSFVVPLLLWRLQSSRRVRLPPGPAGVPILGSLPQIGPMAHASLANLAARYGPIMYLKMGTARVVVASSAGAARSFLKALDLQFANRPFVISGKHVTYDGQNFVFANYGPRWKLLRKLANLHFLGSKALADWVPVRRDEVARMLRGILESSRDSRPVVVPEAVVCANANIIGQVVISRRVFETQGEESNRFKDAITELLTGVGLFNIGDFVPAIAWMDLQGVQRHLRRTHEKIDALITAFVAEHEATKHEREGRPDVLDLVMANRVDAEGVSLSDVNIKGFISDMFVAGTDTSSIIVEWALAEMLRNPTILQRAQDEMDQVIGKNRRIEESDIPNLPYLRAICKEALRLHPSTPLSLPHYTFEACEVDGYHIPPNTRLIVNVWAIGRDPDVWEDPLEFKPERFLSGRNAKIEPQGNDFELIPFGAGRRICVGLHAGLLMVQYMLGSLVHSFNWKLADEDQKLDMEERFGLVLPKAVPLKAMASPRLVESAYI